GTAGTGTAACGTTAAATTCCGACTCCAGATCCCGTATTTCGTCCTCATCACATCCGGTAATCTTCGTTTCTGGCCCATAGCTGTGTTCTACGAGCAACTGTACGGCTTTTTTTCCCACCGTGTTCTCTTCTTTAGTCATGGATTATCCCTTTCTAATTTTGAATCGTAGCTCACGGAGATTCTGATGGTATCGAATTCGGTGTTTTCGTCCTCTGTCGAAAACTTACCTATAAGTTTTTCACATGAATTGCACGGTGGTCTCTCGGTATATATTGCTATGCTCCCCGCAGAGCTTTTTAGATCAAACTCGTTTGCCAAGTGCTCGATTATTTTTGCCTCACTGTCCCACATATCTATCGGAGATAACCCGTTCCCGGGTTCTCTGTGATCAAACACCCGTTCGTCTTTGAATGGACCGGGAAGCAATGGATTCTCCGTATCCGATTCACCCGATTCCCGTTTCCCGCTAGCAGCGGCTATCCACAGTTTTTCCCCGTTAACTTTCAAACTCGCAACTGCAATATTCTGATCTAAATTCGCTCGATCGTTGATCCCTCCCCTTGTTTGTAACTCACCAACGTCTCTCCGTAAGTTTCTGGTTACAGTCTCGCCTATCTCTGGTGGTATTTTGGAGCCAGCTTCCGGTATCTCAGCGTCTGTATCCATATATGACTCGATATCGAAGGCGTCCGCCAATTCATCCAAGGGCTCCTGAGATACCTCCTGTTCGTTCAACCGCTGGACGTGCACGTCGGCCCGCCGCATCCGCTGGATACCCAGCATGCCACCGCGCATCACCCGCTCGGCCGTCTCCTCGGCCTCGCGTTCCAGATGCTCGTCGGGGTCGATAGCCAGTGCACCTTCCCGTGGGAGCATCGACACCGCACCGCCGGTCTGCTGTCTCACGTGTGCGAGTTCGTGGGCGAGGACGTGCTGCCCTTCCGGCGAGTCTGGGTCGTACTCGCCGCGGTTGAACGCGATGTGGTTGCCCACCGTGAACGCTCGCGCGTTGATATCGTCACAGGCTTTCGTTGCCTGTGGCCCGGTGTGAACGCGAACGTCACCGAGGGTGTCTCCCATCCGTTCTTCCATCGCCCGTTGAATCGACTGGTCCAGCTGCTGCCCGGGCGAAGAAATCACGCTCCGAACGGAATCGGGCACCTGTGTCTCGCCGCCGAAACTCGACTCGTGATGGGCGCCTTTGGAGCGTTGGACGGATTTCGCGTTCTGGCGCTCGATGTCCGTCGGAACCTCGGACGGGCGTTCCCGTTGACGGTCCCGAAACTTCTCCATGTCCCGGGTTTTGCCCATCGTCTCGATAGGCATCCCCTCGGCGGCCCACTGGCGGACCTGGTCGGCGCCGTGTTGCTGGGCGAGTCGCTGGAGTACCGTCTCGTGGCCGTCCCGGTACGGCGCAACTCCGAACCGATGCGTCTCGCCCGAGTCCCGACTTGCCGACTGGCGTTCCCGTGAGTCCTCGCGGGGTTCCATCGCCGCCGGTCCGGCCTCCTCCCGGGCCTCGCTCACTGACCGGAAACTCATTATCTGTGGGAACTTTTCACCTCTATTCGATATAATTGTTTGGTGAAGCTGCCGATAATATCCGGCCGCGACAGTCGCCAGCGGTCCAGAGCCCTCGTCCCTGCCCAGCGAGTTCCGGCAGCCGTTGCCACTGATTGCGGGCCTTGCGAGTAACGGCGTCCTTTTTCCCGCGGAACCCACAGAAGGTGTATGGAGGTCTTCGCGGTCGCGGGGCTGCCGGAGGTTCGCCGCGGCGACGACGTGGCACAGGTCGTCGCCGAGCGGGCGGACCTGCAGGACGGCGACGTGGTCTGTGTAGCGAGCACCATCGTCTCGAAAGCGGCGGGCCGACAGGCCGACCTCGCCGACTTCCCGGCGAGCGAGCGCGCCGAGCGCATCGCCGACGGCATCGCCGAAATCGCCGGCGAGCAGAAGGACCCCCGCTTCGCGCAGGCTGTCATCGAGGAGAGCGAGGAGATACTCACCGAGGCGCCCTTCGTCCTCGCGGTCACCCGCTTTGGCCACATCACGGTCAACGCGGGCATCGACCGCTCGAACGTCCCCGGCGCCGACCTGCTCTTGCTCCCCGAAGACCCGACCGACTGTGCCGAGCGCGTTCGAGCGGGGCTCGACGACCGACTCGGGGTCGACGTGGCGGTCATCGTCACCGACACGTCGGGTCGGCCGTTCCGGCTCGGCCAGCGCGGCGTCGCGCTGGGCTGGGCCGGCATCCCCGCCGCCCGCGACTGGCGGGGCGAGCACGACCGCGAAGGCCGGGAGCTCGGCGCGACGGTACAGGCCGTCGTGGACGAACTCGCCGCCGCCGGCAACCTCGTGACGGGCGAGGGCGACGGCGGGACGCCGGTCGCCGTGATTCGGGACTTCGACTTCGGCGACCACGCCGGGAGCGACGAGCTCTACCGCCCGAACGACAAAGACGTCGTCCGCGACGCACTCAGAGAGTGGTCTCATGTACGCGATTGAACTCACACCGGAACACCCAGTGGCACAGCTCACCGACTTCGCCGTCTCCGCAGAGAACGCAGGCTTCGACGCGGTGTTTGCGAGCCATCACTACAACAACCGCGACCAGTTCATGGCGCTGTCGTCCATGGCACAGGCGACCGACGACGTGTTACTGGGGCCGGGCATCGCCAACCCCTACGAGACCCACCCGGTGACGCTCGCCTCGCGGGTCGCCACGCTCGACGAGATGAGCGACGGCCGCGCCCTCTTCGGGGTCGGCCCGGGCGATAAGTCCACGATTCGGAACCTCGGGTTCGACCACGATGACGCGCTGCGACGCGTCCTGGAGACGTTCAAAGTCGCCCAGCGGCTGTGGGACGGCGAGCGCGTCGACCACGACGGCACCTT
The Halomicroarcula saliterrae genome window above contains:
- a CDS encoding coenzyme F420-0:L-glutamate ligase yields the protein MEVFAVAGLPEVRRGDDVAQVVAERADLQDGDVVCVASTIVSKAAGRQADLADFPASERAERIADGIAEIAGEQKDPRFAQAVIEESEEILTEAPFVLAVTRFGHITVNAGIDRSNVPGADLLLLPEDPTDCAERVRAGLDDRLGVDVAVIVTDTSGRPFRLGQRGVALGWAGIPAARDWRGEHDREGRELGATVQAVVDELAAAGNLVTGEGDGGTPVAVIRDFDFGDHAGSDELYRPNDKDVVRDALREWSHVRD
- a CDS encoding eCIS core domain-containing protein encodes the protein MSFRSVSEAREEAGPAAMEPREDSRERQSASRDSGETHRFGVAPYRDGHETVLQRLAQQHGADQVRQWAAEGMPIETMGKTRDMEKFRDRQRERPSEVPTDIERQNAKSVQRSKGAHHESSFGGETQVPDSVRSVISSPGQQLDQSIQRAMEERMGDTLGDVRVHTGPQATKACDDINARAFTVGNHIAFNRGEYDPDSPEGQHVLAHELAHVRQQTGGAVSMLPREGALAIDPDEHLEREAEETAERVMRGGMLGIQRMRRADVHVQRLNEQEVSQEPLDELADAFDIESYMDTDAEIPEAGSKIPPEIGETVTRNLRRDVGELQTRGGINDRANLDQNIAVASLKVNGEKLWIAAASGKRESGESDTENPLLPGPFKDERVFDHREPGNGLSPIDMWDSEAKIIEHLANEFDLKSSAGSIAIYTERPPCNSCEKLIGKFSTEDENTEFDTIRISVSYDSKLERDNP